A window from Citrus sinensis cultivar Valencia sweet orange chromosome 3, DVS_A1.0, whole genome shotgun sequence encodes these proteins:
- the LOC127901152 gene encoding U11/U12 small nuclear ribonucleoprotein 59 kDa protein-like isoform X1, which translates to MNTISYQSPPPPRWFPFLPPDPPRSNAFWETRNICNQLKELQPTLTLAKAMQKELQMLMVMKDNKGSVESGDNCSSDHSVSGFSKYLEDRRIDLESQITLSVEAANYFMGKLRVQLEPFRFVADETTPWEEKSAAIRLANKARKSKRNKLWRKRKRKCVAEMLAKKHERFEQADREADEWRAREIAKDMAKRKVEKMNEIAKLKAREEKKKLESELELVLVVEKLQELRSIRIRKLKKQGHFLPEEDDKFLERVRAAVEEEERQALAAADTDAARDAIATAEESRKAIQNSEPLLKDGSCIDDVIKENKDGVSESKYLRETSDNADKGSVRPGYAGVYDHVSNLPMEFYHYYHGSNTDVGTLIGVRRTWDAYIRPGGSRIPGHWVQPPPPSDEIWASYLVMPK; encoded by the exons atgaataCAATATCCTATCAATCGCCGCCGCCTCCTCGCTGGTTCCCTTTCTTACCGCCAGACCCGCCGAGGTCAAATGCTTTTTGGGAGACCAGAAACATTTGCAATCAGCTGAAAGAATTGCAACCAACTCTTACTCTCGCTAAAGCAAT GCAGAAAGAACTACAGATGTTGATGGTTATGAAAGATAATAAAGGGTCTGTGGAATCCGGCGACAATTGTTCAAGTGATCATTCTGTTTCTGGGTTTTCGAAATATTTAGAAGATAGGAGGATTGATTTGGAATCCCAAATAACCCTTTCGGTTGAAGCCGCAAACTATTTTATGGGAAAATTAAGAGTTCAACTGGAGCCTTTTAGGTTTGTTGCAGATGAAACAACTCCATGGGAGGAAAAATCAGCTGCTATTAGATTGGCTAATAAAGCACGCAAGTCCAAACGAAATAAACTatggaggaaaagaaaaaggaaatgtgTTGCAGAAATGCTCGCCAAG aagCATGAACGATTCGAACAAGCTGATCGAGAAGCTGATGAGTGGAGGGCTAGGGAGATTGCCAAGGATATGGCGAAGCGGAAG GTTGAAAAGATGAATGAAATTGCGAAGCTCAAAGCTAgagaggagaaaaagaaactagaGTCTGAG CTCGAGCTGGTTTTAGTTGTGGAGAAGTTGCAAGAATTGCGGTCTATCAGGATCCgaaaattgaagaaacaag GTCATTTTCTGCCGGAGGAGGATGACAAATTTCTTGAAAGAGTTCGAGCTGCCGTTGAGGAAGAAGAGCGCCAAGCTTTGGCAGCAGCAGATACAGATGCTGCTAGGGATGCCATTGCAACTGCAGAGGAATCTCGAAAAGCCATTCAGAATTCTGAACCCTTGTTAAAAGATGGAAGCTGTATTGATGATGTAATTAAGGAAAACAAGGACGGAGTATCTGAGAGCAAATACCTAAGGGAGACAAGTGATAATGCTGACAAAGGATCTGTGAGGCCTGGTTATGCCGGGGTGTATGATCATGTGTCAAACTTACCGATGGAATTCTATCACTACTATCACGGCAGCAATACTGACGTTGGCACGCTTATTGGG GTTCGAAGAACATGGGATGCATATATCAGACCAGGAGGAAG TCGCATTCCTGGGCATTGGGTTCAGCCGCCGCCACCATCAGATGAGATATGGGCATCTTACTTAGTGATGCCTAAATGA
- the LOC127901152 gene encoding U11/U12 small nuclear ribonucleoprotein 59 kDa protein-like isoform X2, producing MNTISYQSPPPPRWFPFLPPDPPRSNAFWETRNICNQLKELQPTLTLAKAMQKELQMLMVMKDNKGSVESGDNCSSDHSVSGFSKYLEDRRIDLESQITLSVEAANYFMGKLRVQLEPFRFVADETTPWEEKSAAIRLANKARKSKRNKLWRKRKRKCVAEMLAKHERFEQADREADEWRAREIAKDMAKRKVEKMNEIAKLKAREEKKKLESELELVLVVEKLQELRSIRIRKLKKQGHFLPEEDDKFLERVRAAVEEEERQALAAADTDAARDAIATAEESRKAIQNSEPLLKDGSCIDDVIKENKDGVSESKYLRETSDNADKGSVRPGYAGVYDHVSNLPMEFYHYYHGSNTDVGTLIGVRRTWDAYIRPGGSRIPGHWVQPPPPSDEIWASYLVMPK from the exons atgaataCAATATCCTATCAATCGCCGCCGCCTCCTCGCTGGTTCCCTTTCTTACCGCCAGACCCGCCGAGGTCAAATGCTTTTTGGGAGACCAGAAACATTTGCAATCAGCTGAAAGAATTGCAACCAACTCTTACTCTCGCTAAAGCAAT GCAGAAAGAACTACAGATGTTGATGGTTATGAAAGATAATAAAGGGTCTGTGGAATCCGGCGACAATTGTTCAAGTGATCATTCTGTTTCTGGGTTTTCGAAATATTTAGAAGATAGGAGGATTGATTTGGAATCCCAAATAACCCTTTCGGTTGAAGCCGCAAACTATTTTATGGGAAAATTAAGAGTTCAACTGGAGCCTTTTAGGTTTGTTGCAGATGAAACAACTCCATGGGAGGAAAAATCAGCTGCTATTAGATTGGCTAATAAAGCACGCAAGTCCAAACGAAATAAACTatggaggaaaagaaaaaggaaatgtgTTGCAGAAATGCTCGCCAAG CATGAACGATTCGAACAAGCTGATCGAGAAGCTGATGAGTGGAGGGCTAGGGAGATTGCCAAGGATATGGCGAAGCGGAAG GTTGAAAAGATGAATGAAATTGCGAAGCTCAAAGCTAgagaggagaaaaagaaactagaGTCTGAG CTCGAGCTGGTTTTAGTTGTGGAGAAGTTGCAAGAATTGCGGTCTATCAGGATCCgaaaattgaagaaacaag GTCATTTTCTGCCGGAGGAGGATGACAAATTTCTTGAAAGAGTTCGAGCTGCCGTTGAGGAAGAAGAGCGCCAAGCTTTGGCAGCAGCAGATACAGATGCTGCTAGGGATGCCATTGCAACTGCAGAGGAATCTCGAAAAGCCATTCAGAATTCTGAACCCTTGTTAAAAGATGGAAGCTGTATTGATGATGTAATTAAGGAAAACAAGGACGGAGTATCTGAGAGCAAATACCTAAGGGAGACAAGTGATAATGCTGACAAAGGATCTGTGAGGCCTGGTTATGCCGGGGTGTATGATCATGTGTCAAACTTACCGATGGAATTCTATCACTACTATCACGGCAGCAATACTGACGTTGGCACGCTTATTGGG GTTCGAAGAACATGGGATGCATATATCAGACCAGGAGGAAG TCGCATTCCTGGGCATTGGGTTCAGCCGCCGCCACCATCAGATGAGATATGGGCATCTTACTTAGTGATGCCTAAATGA